The following proteins are encoded in a genomic region of Nicotiana sylvestris chromosome 4, ASM39365v2, whole genome shotgun sequence:
- the LOC104247569 gene encoding protein FRIGIDA-like encodes MNTRADAATATAGSATPSLATQLVKAEQKQSELQQSSTHFTHSVPIANLRKLSDALSGFQRCFGELQRHIDTIRTSIDSSLLLLLPRNNEHSTTTTPPAPPFLEPEPYELSEEEEEEEEKEKLKSPPRAEPKSFRLELKFPPPSVVEILCETMNSNGLQKYMIRHLSNIKTLKRRVPKALKLSPNPARLILECIGDFYSQGSDTYVQGSSERQVKVLLLECFLNMMGESVIKNEVKEEAEQAALTWIKRLNFKGGILQAQEIECRGLLLLIGCFGIPQAFTNKDIKDLLHQSYIKMISASLRRSGFLMAKIPEIIEGMLKQNRVVEAVHFVYCFGLEERFNPRRLLTSFLQESEVSLLDTIKSYEEMKGSQDSVVVAKSIGVRRYVAGLRSVIQCLGRHNIDHSKFLPGWQFGMKITRLEREIAQLRKRMKIDREVARKRKIDEAKWLGNKEVKHSHFPNPCLPQHRRVANHVDDSNNTLLEGGGTADHIYGHSLYPPVLHGPVTGSIHENVVGSLAGPGAGISASADGIHAGISAGTDVVMQGVSYAGGHEGSQVNCTTGQMGSHAGQLYGSRGDAAVYDRLPSHSYAYRPSSYLECSGSMGLPNTILGDAYRPPPYLECSMGLPSTITGDVFRPRPYQHHT; translated from the coding sequence ATGAATACTCGGGCGGATGCCGCCACCGCCACCGCCGGCAGTGCTACGCCATCATTGGCCACGCAATTAGTCAAAGCAGAACAGAAACAGTCGGAATTGCAACAATCTTCAACACATTTTACACATTCGGTTCCCATTGCGAATCTCCGCAAACTCTCCGACGCGCTCTCCGGTTTCCAACGATGTTTCGGTGAGTTACAACGGCACATCGATACCATCCGAACCTCAATAGACTCCTCTTTGCTACTACTACTGCCGCGAAACAATGAACATTCCACTACTACCACTCCGCCGGCACCGCCATTCCTAGAGCCAGAACCATATGAACTCtctgaagaggaagaggaagaggaagagaaagAGAAACTGAAATCCCCTCCTCGTGCAGAGCCAAAATCGTTTCGTTTAGAGCTGAAATTTCCTCCTCCTTCAGTGGTGGAAATCCTGTGCGAAACAATGAACAGTAACGGTCTGCAGAAGTACATGATAAGGCATCTCTCAAATATAAAAACACTGAAACGAAGAGTTCCAAAGGCATTGAAACTCTCGCCTAATCCTGCAAGGCTGATATTGGAATGCATCGGCGATTTTTATTCTCAAGGGAGCGACACTTATGTCCAAGGCTCATCTGAAAGGCAGGTTAAAGTATTGCTTTTGGAGTGCTTCTTGAATATGATGGGAGAGTCCGTAATTAAGAATGAGGTGAAGGAAGAGGCAGAACAAGCAGCTTTAACATGGATTAAGAGGTTGAATTTCAAAGGAGGTATACTACAGGCTCAGGAAATTGAATGTCGGGGTTTGCTGTTGCTTATTGGGTGTTTCGGGATTCCACAAGCATTTACAAATAAAGATATCAAGGATTTGCTGCACCAAAGTTACATCAAGATGATTTCTGCTTCCCTTAGGAGATCAGGTTTTCTCATGGCAAAGATTCCAGAAATAATAGAGGGTATGTTGAAACAAAATAGGGTAGTTGAAGCCGTTCATTTTGTCTATTGTTTTGGACTTGAGGAAAGATTTAACCCTCGTAGACTGTTAACATCATTTTTACAAGAGTCTGAAGTGTCATTATTGGACACAATTAAGAGTTATGAAGAAATGAAGGGATCACAAGATTCAGTTGTTGTTGCTAAGAGTATTGGTGTAAGGAGGTACGTGGCTGGTTTGAGATCTGTCATCCAATGTTTGGGACGTCACAATATTGATCATTCCAAATTTCTTCCAGGGTGGCAATTTGGAATGAAAATAACACGCTTGGAGAGAGAAATTGCTCAATTGAGGAAGAGGATGAAAATTGATCGAGAGGTGGCACGAAAGAGAAAAATTGATGAAGCTAAGTGGTTAGGCAACAAAGAAGTGAAGCACTCACACTTTCCAAATCCATGTCTGCCACAACATCGTCGAGTTGCTAATCATGTTGATGATAGCAACAACACCTTGTTAGAAGGTGGTGGGACTGCTGACCACATTTATGGTCATTCTCTGTACCCTCCGGTATTGCATGGACCTGTTACAGGTTCGATTCATGAAAATGTTGTTGGCTCGCTGGCAGGACCTGGAGCAGGTATATCAGCAAGTGCTGATGGTATTCATGCAGGTATATCAGCAGGCACGGATGTTGTTATGCAAGGAGTTTCATATGCTGGCGGTCATGAAGGAAGTCAAGTTAATTGTACAACCGGGCAAATGGGAAGTCATGCTGGTCAGTTATATGGATCACGCGGTGATGCAGCCGTATATGACAGACTGCCTTCCCACAGCTATGCTTATAGGCCATCATCCTACTTGGAATGCTCAGGCTCTATGGGGTTGCCAAACACCATACTTGGTGATGCTTATCGGCCTCCACCATACTTGGAATGCTCTATGGGGTTGCCAAGCACCATAACTGGTGATGTGTTTAGGCCTCGACCATACCAGCACCATACATAG